The segment CCACGAACGGATGAACAACCGCCCGCTTCGAAGCTTTGTGACCTGCGATATTACTGGCGTTGCTGTACGATTTTGGTGGTACATTTCAAGCAGTCAGGTGCTGTAGAATACCTTGTCGAGTTGGTTTGCAGTAGACTATGTAATAAGCTTCGCGGTTCCTAGCTCCTGGGCCTTTGCCTTGAAAGTCATGTGTATCCATGAAATCTGTACACTCGAATAAGAAGGACCGAGATGTTAAAAGACGCCTTGTCAAATCCATCTCTGCTTCACGAGAAATAATAGACAAGATATAGACGATGTAATACAGTTGAGAATTCAGTGTGAGTCCCACGCAAAACCATAACAATAAAGGCTTTCCGCAGATGAAATACAAAAGCTAATCTGTCCGTTAAATGGAGACGAAGTAGTTGCTACGGAGCCCAAGAAGATCTACCCGTTGGCATCGTACGGCTGGATAGCCTGGAATAACTGCACGCATAGTTGCTCATCGACTGCAACTTAAAACGCCACCTAGGTGTACTTGGGGATGTATGAAGGCATGCAAGTTATTCCATGTCATGTTCTCGATCGAGTCGGTAAtctgtctggtgccatggaAGAAGCGTGATTGGAGGATGTGGCCTGTACCGAAGCTCAAGCCCCACCAGTCTAGGGTAGGCAGTACTTGATGCCGACTCGGCACTCAAAATTCCGTGGCtccaccaaaaaaaaaaatcttatcGCAGCATGAACCACGTCACAGTTGAACCATCTCCTTTACGATCTCCGATAGGGATTTCCGCCTGCTTCCCTCCTGCCCTCTCCTCATCCGCGGTACAATGGCTCTCGATCATGGAAGGGACCCGTGTCCCTATGTGATTTTGAACGATTTCGGAGGCGCTTTCGCCATGGGGGTAAGTCACGCCTCGACTCCGTCGCATCAAATTGCTGCCCGACCCCCGACTCACTCTCCCCACAGGCCATCGGCGGCACATTATGGCACGGCATCAAGGGGTTCCGAAACAGCCCCTACGGCGAGCGAGGCATCGgggccatgacggccgtCAAGATGCGCGCACCGGTGCTAGGAGGCAACTTTGGCGTCTGGGGCGGCCTCTTCAGCACATTCGACTGCGCCATCAAGGGTGCGCGAAGGAAGGAGGACCCGTGGAACGCCATCGGCGCGGGATTCATGACGGGAGGCTCTCTCGCCATCAGGGGCGGCTTCAAGGCTGCTAGGAACGGCGCCATCGGCTGCGCCGTGCTGCTTGCCGTCATCGAGGGCGTGGGCATTGGGTTccagaagatgatggcgggcAGCACAAAATTGGAGGTGGGCTGATACTCTTCCTTCTGCTAAACACGTTAAGCGGCCCATGTTTCTGACTTTGCAACTACTAGATGCCTGCGCCTCCGCCAACGAACGAACACGCTCTTGCATAGACGTCTCAACCACCCTGCGTCCTTGCCTCGTCGCGTTTATCGTAACGCGTTGTACTTTTAGCATCATCTCGACATTATTTAGCATCGCATATTGGTGTGTATATATACAGGGTCAGTCTCTGTGGTACTGGCGATATAAAGGGAAACAAATAGAGCTGCACTCTCGTCTGGCATTTTACGGTTCAATGGAGGCGTGTGTATAGTGTATCTAAGCCAGGGGCTAATAGAGCATGTATAATAGATGGCTAGCAGTGTTGGCCCTAATAGCATCCATTTTTGGATCATGTCTCCCTCTGGTCGCAGCGTCGCCCTCGAGTATtgtgtactcggtacagCACTATTCGGTATCCTGGCTCTATCATCGGGTCCTCATGGCACACTATCAAAAGAATGCTTGTCTTGGTATGTTGTACCAACAAACAAACTGCCAAGTTCCTGGCTGGGCCAACTTTGGAGAAGCGTATCTCGCAATGGCCGACGTGCATCGGTTGGATATACTCTGCTTCACCGCGATGCTGAAGATGTAGTGTCTTACAATAATGCCTCGAGCACAGGCTTGATTGACTGGACAACAGGATATTTTGGAAATGCAGGAGCATATACCTAGCGCCTTGTAAGCGACACGACAACCAAAAAGAGAACAGCTCATACATACCGACTTGCACCGAGAGTTGTATGTCCCGGTGAACCCCTTGACCAGCGACAACTCATCTCCCGGGACGCCTATTTTCGCCATATTTTGCGATTTTGGTGAGACCTTGCCCCAGCCCGGACCAGCCGCTGGGTTCTTGATCCAGGCAACAAACCAGTCGTGGATAGAGTCGGCCAGTGCCTGCTGCTCCTTTGTGACATTGTTGAGGGACTGGAAGCATTCATTGCCGCCATGGAAGAAGGGGACCTCGGTGCCGTGCGTGGGAGCCGTGTTGGGCGGCCCAACGACGTTGTCGTAGGCGCCAAAGAAGCGATAGACCCAAGTATCCTGGCGAGCGCTTCGCATGTCGACGAGGTAGTCAACGGGGCAGTTGAAGCGAGCATCGCCATACTGGACACCGCTACGAAGGGGCCCGCTGGCAAAGTCGGAGGGCTTATACGCGCGGACAAGAGCGCACTCTGGAATGTGGGAGCTGTCGGCGTCAAAAGTCTTGATCCATGATCGGAAATCGCTATTCTCGGCTGCGTAGACGAGACTGAAAATAGTACCCTCGCCATCGGCGTTGCCGGTCAGCAGGGGCACATGCGCAGCATACTTGCGGGCTTTGAAGCGAGCCAAGTAGTTCGAGTGGCGAGTGATGCCGTCGATGACGGGAGTGAACCATGTGTTGAATGTCGAGTTGAACCGTGCCGTCTGGAAGGCGTACACGTCTACGCCACGGAGACAATCGAGTTGGCCTTTGCCGTGTGAGCTGGGAGGGCAGCCAACCTCGGCTGCAACCACGTCAAGAGCCTCATTCACGGGGGCATACGGAGGGCCCGACATGGCATTGGCACTCATCTGGACGGCTCCCTTGAGCCAGGTGTCGGGATGGTTCCACAGGTAGTGATCGACCTGCACGGAACCGGAGGAATGGCCGCCAAAGACGATGTGATCTGGATTGCCCCCGAATGCTAGATTGGATAGTGAGCGAGCGAACCATGTTCGTGTTGTCAAGAATGGGCCAATCAGCATACCTTTGATGTTCTTTCGAACCCAGTCCAATGCCTTGTCAACATCCAGGATGCCAAAGTTCTGTGACGCGGCCGGATGGGTGTTGCGCAGCTCCGCGGAGTGTGGCGAAGCGAATATGCTTTCGCGAGTGTTGAAGTTGACGTAAATGACATCCTTGCGAGCGAAATTGGTGCCCTGCAGCTGGGGGTTGCTATTGGAACCAGTCACCATGGCACcgccgtacatgtacacaaATACGGGCAGGTTGTTGCCCTTGGGCGGCGCCCAGATGTTGAGATTCAGGCAATCCTCGCTCTGTCGACTATACCGAGGGTTACGAATGGCCTGCGGGCATGTCGGCCCATAGGACACGGCCTTGAATACAGACTTTGACTTGGGGACATTTTGCGGTGGCCGCCACCTAACCGCGCGGTAtcagcattcaatgttcgcatTGACATCAACATCATTGATGGCATCAGTTGATATGAGCCGCCCCGTGGGTGAGCCTACCGATTCTTGCCGCCGGTGCTGGCGGCAAACGGGATGCCCAGATATACGGCGTTGCAGTAGCCATCGCGAAATCCCCTGATGGCGCCCTGAGAGATGACGGCACTGGGCGACGGCAGGTTGCATGAAGCCGCGTCTGCCAACCCCGAGGCCGTCAGGGCCAATATAATAGTTAATGTTGCCACGAGGCGTAGAGCCATGGCGCATAGGTTGGTGCACCCCATGTTGCACGCCCGTGTTTGTGAATTGCTTGTCCGTACGAAATAATACAAAAGTACGAATAGGCGAATGGGTGACAGGAGTTTGCAAGATATCTGCATTTCGCCTGGCCCAACATCCCCACTCAAGTCCCGAGTTTGTTGTTCCTGATTCATTACCGACAACCTTGTTTAGTTTGCCGAGATGAACGCGCACATCAAAAAGAGTAGTGTGCTCCGTATCAACCCACCCAATCCACCATCGGTCGACGGCGAGTTGGGATAATAAAGCTGTACACAGACGCTCCACCGAGACGAAATGCGACGGGAGTGCCCGCTGCGCAGATTGACTTGATTCGCACCAGATTGACGTCTTCACAACGACCAGCCAAGCACTGGCAATAGTTGACGTGAGGATCCGCAGCTACCGACGCCATGGAATATCAGCGACGGGCCGCTCGTTCTGGCCGTTTTGTGGAAAGGGGCAACCTAATCCGTATCCAGAACCTGTGATTTCCAGAACATCCATCTCTTGCATGGGTTGCTTTTCAGCTGGtggacttgacttgacatcGACACTCGACTGGCCCCTAATCCCCTTGCAGCCTTGGCATGTTCTATGGGGAATTGTTTCCACTTGAGCTCGTCAGAGGATCCGGCTTGCATGGATCATGACTCTGTCCCAGCGTAAATCTCCTTGCTAGCCTTGTACTCGGTGGACGATATTACGATGCCTCGGTGGCTATTGACCATCAGCCAATATTGAAAATGGTATTCACAGCCGACTGACGGGTGCTAATAGTATCTACTATATGCCTCATGTTATCTCCATCAAGCAAAAGTGGATGGAATAGCTTGATCAGTCATCCAGGCCCGAAACCTCTCGCACCACGCGCAAGAATCCCTGTTCATCAATTGCATCCCAAGACCATGCCGGGCAACTGTCAGACGACCGAGTTTGTGCGTCTTTGTGGGTCGTGGAACAAACAATAAAGCCAATACCTCCCGTTATCTAGTCGCTTGGCCTGGCGATCCGCCGCACGCCATCAACTGCCTTATGAATGAagcaccatggcaaaggAGGGCATCGGCCAAGTGGTATGTTGTATTCCAAACGGAACACGGCACTCGTTGCAACGCTAACATTGAGAAACAGATATCATGGTATATCTGTACCGTTGTggccctcctcttcctcgtcgctcGACTGTCCACCCGCTACCAGAGACTAAGGTCGCTGGCCATTGACGATGGACTCATTACGTTGGCAGCATGCTGTCTCATTGGGGACTTGGTCATCCAACAGTACATGTGGAATCTGGGCATGGCTAACATTCCCAAGGCGAGCCGAGAAGAACTGATCCAAATCATGAAGGTAATTGACGTTGCGCAACGACACCACGGGGCTCATTTGCTGATGAGAATTAAAGATGATTGTCCCTGGGTCGATTCTATATGTCACGTCATTGTGGGCGGTCAAAATCGCCATGGTTCTGTTCTACAAAAAGCTTGCAGCGCCAGGAACAAGACTGCAGTTAATATACAATATTGTTTTGGCTCTCTTGGTTGCTTTTTGGAGCACCATTTTCTTGAACATTATTTTCCAATGTTACCCTCACGACAAGAGATGGTCCACCGATCCAAACTGTACGCAAGAAGCCACAACTCACTTGCTCAGAAGGCTAACAATATGCAGACAAATGCGATCCACGCCAGGGAGACATTAATTACTGGTTAACAGTTCTTTGTAAGTGAAGCCGACCACACGTCGCTCCAACTGGGCTAACCTAGGTAATTTGCAGTAAATATCATCACTGACGTGATTAGTACGAACCCCCCCCGATTGCAACTCTTGGTTCTGCCGAGTCTCGTCCCTACTGACCGCAAACAGTTATTAGCTTACCCATTTCAATGGTCCTCAAGCTGCAGAtgaagctgaagctgaagctTGGAGTCATTGCCATCTTTGCGCTGGGCTTTTTTGTAGTCATTGCGAGCAGTACGTTGGTTGTTGCTTGCTTCTACCGCGCCTCTACTAACTAGAATGAAGTTGTTCGAGCCTACTATTCAAGGCGGAAGGAGACCATGCTTACTTGCACCGTCTCCATGATTGAGACTGCGGTAGCCATCATTGCTTCTTGCCTTCCCCGTGCGTGTGTCTCGGTTCATCCATGACGGGCATGTCTTTACTGACTCGAGGTAAATAGCTCTCCGTACGCTGTTTATAGGTCCCGCCTCGTCTGTCGGGACGAAATCTACTCGAGGACATTACGAATTATCATCAGGTGGCCACCACCGATCCTGGAGAACAAATCGAGGGCGCAACACGACTGATGTCATGGGTGGCACGCGAAGCAAGGACAACTCCTCGGAGGATAACTTGGTTAACGATTTGGGTGCGCCTGTCGCTTCCGCAAGCGCGTCGGCCAGTGGCAAAACCGGTGAAATCAAAGTAAACACAACATTTCAAGTGCATTACGGAAGGGACGAAGAGGGAGGAGTTCATCCAACGAAACAAGGCCAATTTTGATTGGGGGTCAAGGCAGCCGACGGACGACTGAATTCACTTCGATGTTGCCATCGCTTCAACTTACTGGGCGTCGTCTCGGAAAAAAACGCCCCCCTTTATAGGGTTGGAACTGAGGCGTATGTATAGTCGGGCATCTGGCTTCACATCAACACTCCTGGATGGTCAAGAGCACGCAGGTCTTCACTACAAGACACCAGCTTCCTGGAGCATTTCCTGCCACGACTTCTGATTTGCCACATCACTGGAGACGGCTGTTTGCTGTAGACCGTAAAATTGCGCAGCAAACCCTTGCTCTGCCTACAAAGCTACCTCAATTATACCATAACTAGGAGTAACACCTATATCATGTTAAAATAGAGGGAATGGTTATCATCAATCTGAAGACAGGCCATGTAACATGCCAGAGATGGTAAAACCCCTTTCACTAATGGCCCACGAATTCTATCTTAACATACGTATCCTCACGTGCTTGTATGCGGGAGGTACTGCGGTATTGCATATCTCGCTCGCGCAACCATGTGTGAAGCACGGGAATCTTAACCACAGCAGGTGTGTTATCTGCAGGCCCTGTAGGTGGTTTACTGGACAGCCAACCCGATGGTTTGCGTTATGGACTTCAGAGCTCAAATTGAACCCACATGATGGTGGAAAAGCCTTGACAACTGGGCACAACTGGACTCTTCCGAAAACACATCTTGTAGTACCATTTTCAAGGCTGAGTCACGAACAAGAGCTCAAATAAACCGGGACTTGCCTACCCAAGAAATGCGCCAGAGGAGTCGAGGCGAAAAAGGCCAGAGCGTA is part of the Metarhizium brunneum chromosome 4, complete sequence genome and harbors:
- the tim17_1 gene encoding Mitochondrial import inner membrane translocase subunit tim17 — translated: MALDHGRDPCPYVILNDFGGAFAMGAIGGTLWHGIKGFRNSPYGERGIGAMTAVKMRAPVLGGNFGVWGGLFSTFDCAIKGARRKEDPWNAIGAGFMTGGSLAIRGGFKAARNGAIGCAVLLAVIEGVGIGFQKMMAGSTKLEMPAPPPTNEHALA
- the pnbA_1 gene encoding Para-nitrobenzyl esterase, which gives rise to MALRLVATLTIILALTASGLADAASCNLPSPSAVISQGAIRGFRDGYCNAVYLGIPFAASTGGKNRWRPPQNVPKSKSVFKAVSYGPTCPQAIRNPRYSRQSEDCLNLNIWAPPKGNNLPVFVYMYGGAMVTGSNSNPQLQGTNFARKDVIYVNFNTRESIFASPHSAELRNTHPAASQNFGILDVDKALDWVRKNIKAFGGNPDHIVFGGHSSGSVQVDHYLWNHPDTWLKGAVQMSANAMSGPPYAPVNEALDVVAAEVGCPPSSHGKGQLDCLRGVDVYAFQTARFNSTFNTWFTPVIDGITRHSNYLARFKARKYAAHVPLLTGNADGEGTIFSLVYAAENSDFRSWIKTFDADSSHIPECALVRAYKPSDFASGPLRSGVQYGDARFNCPVDYLVDMRSARQDTWVYRFFGAYDNVVGPPNTAPTHGTEVPFFHGGNECFQSLNNVTKEQQALADSIHDWFVAWIKNPAAGPGWGKVSPKSQNMAKIGVPGDELSLVKGFTGTYNSRCKSVYAPAFPKYPVVQSIKPVLEALL